One window of the Streptococcus parasanguinis ATCC 15912 genome contains the following:
- a CDS encoding sensor histidine kinase: MLIGLRIISILFDLFLASVLFYRPISKSKHSKETLLALCCFLLFHMALVFLFLESRVFLVSNLFLSIVESSLVGLYFGYSFRDSSFWIFLQTSLTLLAGAVLNQAIQLFLPLSKVSKNLELISGYLAISFLFSTVITLVLRQLFRTHQKLTMATSRRNWLYQFIVPILSIIFAFTVSAIQGQVFGPDYLSVISLLSLIVLSFSSLYFTLHISQQQHAYYQNKLDKEQLQFQLRETQQSQEEYQRLQSLRHDLKNKHLTLLALLEENPDEAREYLQSLTDSISGKQTFYSKNPTVNYLLNQKLHDVEDEIALEIDCFVPQELSIQPDVLAVILGNCLDNSISACLRLTDKSERTLSLNIRYFQQNLFISINNTFNEQEQETRKTRQRDGWGLRNVDSLVQEYQGTIKRFKENGHYRTEILLPSPVN, translated from the coding sequence ATGCTAATAGGATTGCGGATCATTAGTATCTTGTTTGACTTATTTCTGGCAAGTGTTTTATTTTATAGGCCAATATCCAAAAGTAAACATTCAAAAGAGACACTTTTAGCCCTTTGTTGTTTCTTGCTTTTTCATATGGCTCTTGTGTTTCTATTTTTAGAAAGTCGCGTTTTTTTAGTTAGCAATCTCTTTCTGAGTATTGTAGAATCCTCTCTTGTAGGACTCTATTTTGGCTACTCCTTTCGTGATTCTTCTTTTTGGATATTCTTACAAACAAGCCTGACATTATTAGCCGGAGCTGTCCTCAATCAAGCTATCCAACTATTTCTTCCACTGTCAAAAGTATCGAAAAATTTAGAACTGATTAGTGGTTACCTTGCTATCAGTTTTCTTTTTTCAACTGTGATCACTCTTGTTCTTCGACAGCTATTTCGAACACATCAAAAGTTAACCATGGCAACATCTAGAAGAAATTGGCTTTATCAATTTATCGTGCCGATTTTATCGATTATTTTTGCCTTTACTGTATCTGCTATTCAAGGGCAAGTATTTGGACCAGATTATCTTTCTGTCATTTCACTCTTGTCTCTTATTGTATTGTCGTTTTCCTCGCTGTATTTTACCTTACATATTTCTCAACAACAACACGCTTATTATCAAAATAAATTAGATAAAGAACAGCTTCAGTTCCAATTACGAGAAACACAGCAGTCTCAAGAAGAATACCAACGGTTGCAAAGTCTTCGGCATGACTTAAAAAATAAACATTTAACCCTCTTGGCACTTCTAGAAGAAAATCCTGATGAAGCTAGAGAGTATCTTCAATCGTTAACCGATAGTATTTCAGGAAAACAAACCTTTTACTCCAAAAATCCAACGGTTAATTATTTACTGAATCAAAAACTGCACGATGTGGAAGATGAAATTGCATTAGAAATTGACTGCTTTGTCCCACAAGAACTATCTATTCAGCCCGATGTTCTAGCTGTTATTTTAGGAAATTGTTTGGATAATAGTATTTCAGCCTGCCTTCGATTGACTGATAAATCAGAGAGAACATTGTCTCTGAATATACGTTATTTTCAACAAAATCTATTTATTTCGATCAACAATACCTTTAATGAACAGGAACAAGAGACTCGTAAAACACGTCAAAGAGATGGTTGGGGCTTGCGAAACGTTGATTCCCTAGTACAAGAATACCAAGGAACTATCAAACGCTTCAAAGAAAATGGCCACTATCGAACGGAGATCCTCTTACCAAGTCCAGTAAACTAA
- a CDS encoding LytR/AlgR family response regulator transcription factor — MLNVVICDDSTRDASQLEQYLLSYDKVPVETKLYTNPQKMLEQLTRDTHCVFLDIDMPQITGIDLAREIRQFNPFIPIIFVTNYRDYMEQVFEVQTFDYLVKPFEPQRLNKVVDRILRYLDLGQTIFNFSFGKQSYSIPLSDITYFEKDKRSVFIYTLADTYKSLLKTQDILDKLPDYFIQIHASYIVNPKYIKDFDAKTVTILLNRTEEHSLPISRKFQSSFKEKYYNYLSERNF; from the coding sequence ATGTTAAACGTCGTTATTTGTGATGACTCAACTAGAGATGCTAGTCAGTTAGAACAGTATTTACTTTCTTACGACAAGGTTCCTGTAGAAACAAAACTATATACAAATCCACAAAAAATGCTAGAACAGTTAACAAGGGATACACATTGTGTTTTTTTGGATATTGATATGCCACAAATTACTGGAATTGACCTTGCACGTGAAATTCGTCAGTTCAATCCTTTTATCCCCATTATTTTTGTGACCAACTATCGTGATTACATGGAACAAGTATTTGAAGTACAGACTTTTGATTACTTAGTAAAACCATTTGAACCCCAAAGGTTAAATAAGGTAGTAGACAGAATTTTACGTTATTTAGATTTAGGACAAACCATCTTTAACTTCTCATTTGGAAAACAAAGTTACTCTATTCCTTTAAGTGACATTACCTATTTTGAGAAAGATAAGCGTTCCGTTTTTATTTACACACTAGCAGATACCTATAAGTCCTTACTGAAAACTCAAGACATTTTAGATAAACTACCTGATTATTTTATTCAAATTCATGCTTCTTATATTGTAAATCCCAAATATATCAAAGATTTTGATGCGAAAACAGTAACTATTTTGCTAAATAGAACCGAGGAGCATTCACTTCCAATTAGTCGTAAGTTCCAGTCTTCTTTTAAAGAAAAATACTATAACTACCTCAGTGAAAGGAATTTCTAA